Proteins from one Panicum virgatum strain AP13 chromosome 7K, P.virgatum_v5, whole genome shotgun sequence genomic window:
- the LOC120641945 gene encoding V-type proton ATPase subunit D-like: MAGQNQRLNVVPTVTMLGAMKARLVGATRGHALLKKKSDALTVHFRAILKKIVAAKESMGETMRASSFSLAEAKYVAGDGVRHVVLQSVRAASVRVKSHQENVAGVKLPKFTHFVDPAAASGGASNASPSLTGLARGGQQVAACRAAHVKAIEVLVELASLQTSFLTLDEAIKTTNRRVNALENVVKPRIENTISYIKGELDELEREDFFRLKKIQGYKKREIERQMANAKLFAEEQLAEDLALKRGISVGAAANLLVAGGEKDDDIIF, translated from the coding sequence ATGGCGGGGCAAAACCAGCGGCTCAACGTCGTGCCGACGGTGACGATGCTCGGCGCCATGAAGGCCCGCCTCGTCGGCGCTACCCGCGGCCACGCGCTGCTCAAGAAGAAGTCCGACGCGCTCACTGTCCATTTCCGCGCCATCCTCAAGAAGATCGTCGCCGCCAAGGAGTCCATGGGCGAGACCATGCgcgcctcctccttctccctcgCTGAGGCCAAgtacgtcgccggcgacggcgtccgCCACGTCGTCCTCCAGTccgtccgcgccgcctccgtccgCGTCAAATCCCACCAGGAGAACGTCGCCGGGGTCAAGCTCCCCAAGTTCACCCACTTCGTCgaccccgccgcggcctccggggGGGCCTCCAACGCGTCCCCGAGCCTCACGGGCCTCGCCCGCGGCGGGCAGCAGGTcgccgcctgccgcgccgcgcacgTCAAGGCCATCGAGGTGCTCGTCGAGCTCGCTTCGCTCCAGACCTCCTTCCTCACGCTCGACGAGGCCATCAAGACCACCAACCGCCGCGTCAACGCGCTCGAGAACGTCGTCAAGCCCAGGATCGAGAACACCATCAGCTACATCAAGGGGGAGCTCGACGAGCTCGAGCGCGAGGACTTCTTCAGGCTCAAGAAGATCCAGGGATACAAGAAGAGGGAGATCGAGCGCCAGATGGCCAACGCCAAGCTATTCGCCGAGGAGCAGCTCGCCGAGGATCTCGCGCTCAAGAGGGGCATCTCCGTAGGCGCTGCGGCAAATCTGCTCGTTGCTGGAGGGGAGAAGGACGACGACATCATCTTTTGA